CACATACAGACGCAATGGAAGACTGGGAAAACGTGCTTGGCGACGCACTGGTGGACATTATCTGGGAAAATAACGATAAATTGACGGATGACGAGCTTTTCGAATATGGAAAAGAAGTCATCGTGAAATACCTGGGTAAGTGCCGAGGAGACAAGCTCCCGTAAAACTGAAAGTGGCATCGCTGAAAACGCTCAGCGATGCCACTTTTGAAATTCTTGGTCAATTCTTTCGCCGAGTGGTGTCAATTTTAGCACCGAATGGGGTAAAAAAGATCGCCGAGTTGGGCAATTCGCTTCGCCGCCTTCAAGAGAGTCATTTTAATACTAACAACCAAAATCCAATGAGTCTTAAGGCCTGCCTCAGTTATTATTGAGAATGGTTTTTCTTTTCTTGCTCTTTCTCTTGAGTCTCCTCCCATGTCTGGTCACTGATAATGAAACGTGGTCGATGTTTCGTCTCCATATACGTTTTGCCAACATATTCTCCAATGACGCCAAGACTAAGTAATTGGATACCGCCTAAAAATGACACAATGCAAACAATGGATGCCCAGCCAGCAACCGTGGCCCCCTTGAATGCCATCACAGCAGCCCAGATAGTACCAATAAAGCCCAATATACTCACTACAGCTCCTAGTTCGGCAATAAAGACAATTGGCTTGATAGATAAACTTGTCACGCCATTAATCGCTAATGACACCATATTTGACAGGGGGTAATGACTCTTGCCTGCCAGTCGTTCATGTCGTTCATAATAAACTGAAGTGCTTTTAAAGCCCACCAGTGGAAACATTCCTCGAAGAAATAGATTAACTTCTTTAAAATCAGCAAGATGTTGCAATACTTTACTGCTGGCGAGTCGATAATCCGCATGATTATAAACAACATCCACGCCCATCAATCGCAAGAATTTGTAAAAGCCTTGCGCGGTCGCGCGTTTAAACCAAGAATCAGTCTGCCGATCGGATCGCACGCCATAAACAATCTCGCAACCATCTGTATACGCCGCGATCATGGCATCCATAGCGTTAATATCATCTTGACCATCCGAATCAATGGAAATCGTGATATCACAATGATCCTTAGCTGTCATCAAGCCAGCTAAGACAGCATTTTGATGGCCGCGATTGCGACTTTGTTGGATGCCTAGATAGTGAGCATCTTTTTGTGCAAATTGTTGAATCAATTCCCATGTGCGATCGTTTGATCCATCATCTACGAAAAGAACCCGACTATTCTCCTTAATTTTTTTGTCACGAATAAAGTCATTGAGTTTGGCTAAAAACTTCGGTGCCGTGATGGGCAAGACTTTTTCTTCGTTGTAACAAGGAATTACAATCCACAATGTGGGCAGTGCCATACTCAAACTTCCTCCTTAACTACTATCGCCACTACAAGATTCTGTAGTGGCGAGGATGACTGATGATTTTTCTACTTAAATGGCGCCGGACGATTTTGAATCTTACCAAAGTCATACAAGATAGCATCCAAAATTCGACGAG
This genomic window from Lacticaseibacillus paracasei subsp. paracasei contains:
- a CDS encoding glycosyltransferase family 2 protein, whose product is MALPTLWIVIPCYNEEKVLPITAPKFLAKLNDFIRDKKIKENSRVLFVDDGSNDRTWELIQQFAQKDAHYLGIQQSRNRGHQNAVLAGLMTAKDHCDITISIDSDGQDDINAMDAMIAAYTDGCEIVYGVRSDRQTDSWFKRATAQGFYKFLRLMGVDVVYNHADYRLASSKVLQHLADFKEVNLFLRGMFPLVGFKSTSVYYERHERLAGKSHYPLSNMVSLAINGVTSLSIKPIVFIAELGAVVSILGFIGTIWAAVMAFKGATVAGWASIVCIVSFLGGIQLLSLGVIGEYVGKTYMETKHRPRFIISDQTWEETQEKEQEKKNHSQ